Proteins co-encoded in one Acidovorax sp. 69 genomic window:
- a CDS encoding MBL fold metallo-hydrolase — translation MLRYLTIPVTAFLQNCSLIWCDATHKAAVIDPGGDLDVLLAEIQRLSLTLDQIWLTHAHIDHAGGTGELAQRLSLPIIGPHPGDQFWIDGLPQQSAMFGFPPAQHFTPTRWLHDGDTVQIGNETLNVRHCPGHTPGHVVFHAPQIDRAFVGDVLFAGSIGRTDFPQGNHQELIDSITGRLWPMGDATVFIPGHGPESTFGRERQSNPYVGGT, via the coding sequence ATGCTCCGCTACCTCACCATCCCGGTTACCGCGTTCCTGCAAAACTGCTCCCTCATCTGGTGTGACGCCACCCACAAAGCCGCCGTGATCGACCCCGGCGGCGATCTGGATGTGCTGCTGGCAGAAATCCAGCGCCTCTCCCTCACGCTCGACCAGATCTGGCTCACCCACGCCCACATCGACCATGCAGGTGGCACGGGCGAGCTGGCACAGCGCCTGTCGCTGCCCATCATCGGGCCACATCCCGGCGACCAGTTCTGGATCGACGGCCTGCCGCAGCAAAGCGCCATGTTCGGGTTTCCGCCCGCGCAGCACTTCACGCCCACCCGCTGGCTGCACGATGGCGACACGGTACAGATCGGCAACGAGACCCTGAACGTGCGCCACTGCCCCGGCCACACGCCCGGCCATGTGGTGTTCCATGCGCCGCAGATCGACCGGGCGTTTGTGGGCGATGTGCTGTTTGCGGGCAGCATCGGCCGCACGGACTTCCCCCAGGGCAACCACCAGGAACTCATCGACAGCATCACCGGGCGCCTGTGGCCCATGGGGGATGCCACGGTATTCATTCCGGGGCATGGCCCAGAGAGCACGTTTGGCAGGGAGCGCCAAAGCAATCCCTATGTGGGTGGGACCTGA
- a CDS encoding chemotaxis protein CheW, which yields MHDVNPPPATLSPAVVPHVHVRVGGCDIAIPIEQVRQAVPLPPQGLTALPRRSGALLGVADVAGAAVPIVALERWLPLPTEGDEDTGAPRLLVLQHADALVGVRVDAVLGVKAVAAGGVRRVHHAPDDSELFESVVPASAAAPTLCLLEVARLMRLAQAWCSAAELAPPVSADVVAPAAQKPGCGTQRFAVFLIGRERWAVPVAAVQQVVPLPATELALGRNDRTWAIGQWRGRKLPLVDISEGRQANDRQTAPWMVLLGQGPLVLGLTVSACEQFVDLAPDAVARTPEDALLAGVILRPDLGKLQILDVDKLFGLTPGASISRIDPAVSGPRSGTLPSDATEPLPYLVFDADQRYATPVEGIVGVVEIPRQAQDDLRQGLRAILAWRDQTIRVVNLPAIARSAAPSDPLLAVLVQAPGSTSAPIGIAIRSLCDWLPAHSARLSGMRMGAMGELGLINAKGAVDDHANLVVVDLAQMAYLLG from the coding sequence ATGCACGACGTGAACCCGCCCCCGGCCACCCTCAGCCCTGCGGTGGTGCCGCATGTGCATGTGCGTGTGGGTGGTTGCGACATCGCCATTCCCATTGAACAGGTTCGTCAGGCCGTGCCGCTGCCGCCGCAGGGCCTGACGGCGCTGCCGCGCCGCAGTGGCGCCTTGCTGGGTGTTGCCGATGTGGCCGGTGCAGCCGTGCCCATCGTGGCGCTGGAGCGCTGGTTGCCCCTGCCGACAGAGGGTGACGAAGACACCGGGGCGCCGAGGTTGCTGGTGCTGCAGCATGCAGACGCCCTGGTGGGCGTGCGGGTGGACGCCGTGCTGGGTGTGAAGGCAGTGGCTGCGGGAGGCGTCCGAAGGGTGCACCACGCACCGGACGACAGCGAGCTGTTCGAGTCGGTGGTCCCCGCCTCTGCGGCGGCCCCGACGTTGTGCCTTCTGGAAGTGGCACGGCTGATGAGGCTGGCCCAGGCCTGGTGCTCGGCGGCAGAGTTGGCCCCCCCAGTGTCTGCGGACGTGGTGGCACCGGCTGCCCAAAAGCCGGGCTGCGGTACGCAGCGGTTCGCGGTGTTCCTGATCGGGCGGGAGCGATGGGCGGTGCCTGTGGCCGCCGTGCAGCAGGTGGTGCCCCTGCCTGCGACAGAGCTGGCCCTGGGGCGCAACGACCGCACCTGGGCCATCGGCCAGTGGCGGGGGCGCAAGCTGCCACTGGTGGACATCAGCGAAGGCCGTCAGGCCAATGATCGCCAAACTGCACCATGGATGGTGTTGCTGGGCCAGGGGCCGCTTGTGCTTGGGCTGACGGTTTCGGCGTGTGAGCAGTTTGTCGATTTGGCACCTGACGCCGTGGCCCGCACACCCGAAGATGCCTTGCTGGCCGGTGTGATCCTGAGGCCCGATCTGGGAAAGTTGCAGATTCTGGATGTAGACAAACTTTTCGGCCTGACCCCCGGTGCATCGATCAGCCGCATCGACCCCGCCGTATCGGGGCCGCGCAGCGGCACCTTGCCTTCGGATGCCACGGAGCCTTTGCCTTATCTGGTCTTCGATGCCGACCAGCGCTATGCCACTCCGGTCGAGGGCATTGTGGGTGTGGTGGAGATCCCCCGCCAGGCACAGGACGACCTTCGTCAGGGGCTGCGGGCCATCCTGGCGTGGCGCGACCAGACGATCCGTGTCGTCAACCTGCCCGCCATTGCCCGGTCGGCGGCCCCGTCCGACCCGCTCCTGGCGGTGCTTGTCCAAGCACCCGGGAGCACTTCCGCGCCGATCGGTATCGCGATCCGCAGCCTGTGCGACTGGCTGCCCGCGCACAGCGCGCGGCTCAGCGGTATGCGCATGGGGGCCATGGGGGAGCTTGGGCTGATCAATGCCAAAGGCGCGGTGGACGACCACGCCAATCTGGTGGTGGTCGACCTGGCCCAGATGGCCTATTTGCTGGGCTGA
- a CDS encoding LysR family transcriptional regulator yields the protein MARQFDDLKLGSIELFCLTAQCQSFTAAAQAAGLTAAAVSRSVARMEARLGVRLFQRTTRQVRLTDAGKRYYEQCRQALGQLAEAERELSGQQQSPAGLVRFSLPTSYGHCRILPLLPAFAQTYPDVELELQLSNRNVDFTEEGFDLAVRGRAPIDSGLVARKLEDAALVVVAAPAYLARCGTPLGTADLAAHECIQFVLPSSGQAVPWMLRDAAGRDVDVPTQGHLRCADDILGPVTLARAGAGLLQTYRFIVEADLHSGALQEVLPAQAGASRPFSLLYPANRHMPLRVRVLVDFILQQIVAR from the coding sequence ATGGCGCGCCAATTTGACGACCTGAAGCTGGGCAGCATTGAGCTGTTCTGCCTGACCGCACAGTGCCAAAGCTTCACGGCCGCCGCCCAGGCAGCCGGGCTGACAGCAGCGGCAGTGAGCCGATCGGTGGCGCGCATGGAGGCGCGCCTGGGTGTGCGCCTGTTCCAGCGCACCACGCGCCAGGTGCGGCTGACCGACGCGGGCAAGCGCTACTACGAGCAATGCCGCCAGGCGCTGGGGCAGCTGGCCGAGGCAGAGCGCGAGCTGTCGGGCCAGCAGCAAAGCCCGGCGGGCCTCGTCCGCTTCAGCCTGCCCACCTCCTACGGGCACTGCCGCATCCTGCCCCTGCTGCCCGCATTTGCGCAGACCTACCCCGACGTGGAACTGGAGCTGCAGCTGAGCAACCGCAACGTGGACTTCACCGAAGAAGGCTTTGACCTGGCTGTGCGCGGCCGAGCCCCCATCGACTCGGGGCTGGTGGCGCGCAAGCTGGAGGACGCCGCCCTGGTGGTGGTGGCCGCCCCGGCGTATCTGGCGCGCTGCGGCACGCCGCTCGGCACGGCCGACCTGGCGGCGCACGAGTGCATCCAGTTCGTGCTGCCCAGCAGCGGCCAGGCGGTGCCATGGATGCTGCGCGACGCCGCCGGGCGCGATGTGGATGTGCCCACCCAAGGCCACCTGCGCTGCGCCGATGACATCCTGGGCCCTGTGACCCTGGCACGCGCAGGCGCGGGGCTGCTGCAAACCTACCGGTTCATTGTGGAGGCCGACCTGCACAGCGGCGCCTTGCAGGAGGTGCTGCCCGCACAGGCGGGTGCCTCCCGCCCGTTTTCGCTGCTGTACCCCGCCAACCGGCACATGCCGCTGCGCGTGCGCGTGTTGGTGGATTTCATCTTGCAGCAGATCGTCGCGCGCTGA
- a CDS encoding response regulator — protein MTALLPRILLIEPQFVLRRTMVMVARDLGMVDFHEASSVGRARALLAADAYEGMVLDLQEGPQAMELLSDLRQGRFATPSDVRVVVLAADDGKSLATERLQDLGVACVLGKPVRISELLDAIVGVQEQVSPAS, from the coding sequence ATGACCGCGTTGCTGCCCCGGATCTTGCTGATTGAGCCCCAGTTCGTGCTGCGGCGCACCATGGTCATGGTGGCCCGCGATCTGGGCATGGTGGATTTCCATGAAGCCAGCAGCGTGGGCCGTGCCCGCGCGCTGCTGGCAGCCGATGCCTATGAGGGAATGGTGCTGGATCTCCAGGAGGGGCCGCAGGCCATGGAGCTGCTCAGCGATCTCCGGCAGGGGCGGTTTGCCACGCCGAGCGATGTGCGGGTGGTGGTGCTGGCGGCCGACGACGGCAAATCCCTGGCCACCGAACGCCTGCAGGACTTGGGGGTGGCCTGCGTGCTGGGCAAGCCGGTGCGCATCAGTGAACTGCTCGACGCCATTGTGGGCGTGCAAGAGCAGGTCTCACCCGCTTCCTGA
- a CDS encoding GGDEF domain-containing protein, which translates to MNPHFKSRPPLAPQRGSSLAGKAYWAMVQRVALTAAAIDVGYILLFMWLGSLPLAAVNVVSIAMYLGAYRLLQKRHNMAALALIWLEVVGHSALGSLLIGWDSGFHYYLLMFIPAIVIANTRGYAAPMVLALLAYYLGLQALSSHLGPLDPLPARSVKIVNWVHICLVFAMSAALAGFYRRTILIAESRLRKQATQDPLTGLANRSHFEALAAHALARSQRDGAAVTLLLCDVDLFKRVNDQYGHAVGDDVLVAMAKVLTANLREGDVLARWGGEEFLALMPASPLDAACAAAERIRIAVEQAPLDVGQAPIPLTMSFGVAQVHSPDDLQAAIARADKALYQSKHAGRNRVSVA; encoded by the coding sequence ATGAATCCCCACTTCAAGTCGCGCCCTCCCCTCGCACCGCAGCGCGGCTCCAGCCTTGCTGGTAAGGCCTACTGGGCCATGGTGCAGAGGGTGGCGCTGACAGCTGCGGCCATCGACGTGGGGTACATCCTGCTGTTTATGTGGCTGGGCTCCCTGCCCCTGGCGGCCGTCAATGTTGTCAGCATTGCCATGTACCTGGGCGCCTACCGGCTCCTCCAGAAGCGCCACAACATGGCCGCCCTGGCTCTGATCTGGCTGGAGGTGGTCGGGCACTCGGCGCTGGGATCGTTGCTGATTGGCTGGGACAGCGGCTTTCACTACTACCTGCTGATGTTCATTCCCGCCATCGTGATCGCCAACACGCGCGGATACGCCGCACCCATGGTGCTGGCGCTGCTGGCGTATTACCTGGGATTGCAGGCACTGAGCAGCCACCTGGGCCCACTCGATCCCCTGCCCGCCCGCAGCGTGAAGATCGTGAACTGGGTGCACATCTGCCTGGTGTTCGCCATGTCGGCCGCACTGGCCGGTTTCTACCGGCGCACCATCCTGATTGCCGAAAGCCGCCTGCGCAAGCAGGCCACGCAAGACCCACTCACCGGCCTGGCCAACCGCAGCCACTTTGAAGCCCTGGCCGCCCATGCGCTGGCGCGCAGCCAGCGCGATGGCGCTGCAGTCACGCTGCTCCTGTGTGATGTGGACCTGTTCAAGCGCGTCAATGACCAATATGGCCACGCGGTGGGCGACGACGTGCTGGTGGCCATGGCCAAGGTGCTGACCGCCAACCTGCGCGAGGGCGATGTGCTGGCGCGCTGGGGTGGCGAGGAGTTTTTGGCGCTGATGCCTGCCAGCCCGCTGGACGCGGCCTGCGCGGCCGCTGAGCGCATCCGCATCGCCGTCGAACAAGCGCCGCTGGACGTGGGCCAGGCGCCCATCCCACTGACCATGTCGTTTGGTGTGGCCCAGGTGCACAGCCCCGACGACCTGCAAGCAGCGATTGCGCGTGCCGACAAGGCGCTCTACCAGAGCAAACATGCAGGCCGCAACCGGGTGAGCGTGGCATGA
- a CDS encoding GAF domain-containing protein produces the protein MTPAPIPADEGERLAALRDLLLLDTPPEERFDRLARFAAEQLDTPIALLTLVDGQRQWFKSRVGLEATETPREISFCGHAILKNELFVVEDASSDPRFSDNPLVTGDPHIRFYAGAPLSAPGGQHIGTLCVVDTVPRTLGPVERSILDALRRLANETLAGQEGEE, from the coding sequence ATGACCCCTGCACCCATTCCTGCTGATGAGGGCGAGCGCCTCGCCGCCCTGCGCGACCTGCTGCTGCTCGATACACCGCCCGAGGAGCGCTTTGACCGCCTCGCGCGCTTTGCGGCCGAGCAGCTGGATACGCCCATTGCCCTGCTCACGCTGGTGGACGGGCAGCGCCAGTGGTTCAAGTCGCGTGTGGGCCTGGAAGCCACAGAAACCCCACGTGAAATCTCTTTCTGTGGGCACGCCATCCTGAAGAATGAGCTGTTTGTGGTCGAGGATGCCAGCAGCGACCCCCGGTTTTCCGACAACCCGCTGGTGACCGGGGACCCCCATATCCGGTTTTATGCCGGGGCGCCGCTCAGTGCCCCGGGCGGGCAACACATTGGCACGCTGTGCGTGGTTGACACCGTGCCGCGCACCCTGGGGCCGGTGGAGCGTTCGATTCTGGACGCGCTGCGCCGCCTCGCGAACGAGACCCTGGCAGGACAAGAGGGTGAGGAATGA
- the gstA gene encoding glutathione transferase GstA, producing MKLYFSPAACSLSPHILLRACGLTFDLEKVDTERHRTADGRDFYAINPKGQVPVLELADGSRLTEGPVIAQYIADQAQATQLMPAAGTLARYRVMEWQNYVSTELHKSFTPLFHAGLDDNAKATLAALLRKKMDWLDAQLQHGPYLTGEHFTAADAYLFVVLGWAKFVKLDISDLAHLQAFLRRVAARPAVQAAMRAEGLLG from the coding sequence ATGAAGCTGTACTTTTCCCCCGCCGCCTGCTCCCTGTCGCCCCACATCCTGCTGCGCGCATGTGGCCTCACTTTCGACCTGGAGAAGGTCGATACCGAGCGCCACCGCACGGCAGACGGGCGCGATTTTTATGCCATCAACCCCAAAGGCCAGGTGCCCGTGCTGGAGCTGGCAGACGGCTCCCGCCTCACCGAAGGCCCGGTCATTGCGCAGTACATCGCCGACCAGGCCCAGGCCACGCAGCTCATGCCCGCAGCCGGTACGCTGGCGCGCTACCGCGTGATGGAGTGGCAGAACTACGTCAGCACCGAGCTGCACAAGTCCTTCACGCCCCTGTTCCACGCCGGGCTGGACGACAACGCCAAAGCCACGCTGGCCGCCCTGCTGCGCAAGAAGATGGACTGGCTGGACGCGCAGCTGCAGCACGGCCCCTACCTGACGGGCGAGCACTTCACGGCGGCCGATGCCTACCTTTTTGTGGTGCTGGGCTGGGCCAAGTTCGTGAAGCTGGACATCAGCGACCTGGCCCATTTGCAGGCGTTCCTGCGCCGCGTGGCCGCGCGCCCCGCCGTGCAGGCCGCGATGCGGGCCGAAGGCTTGCTGGGCTGA
- a CDS encoding MFS transporter, with translation MSDTSTSSTPTLAADKPARTPWLQTLRVYLEPASLRMLTLGFSAGLPLLLVLGTLSFRLREAGIDRSTIGYLSWVGLAYGFKWVWAPLVDRLPIPLLTRLLGRRRSWLLLSQAIVVAGLIGMALADPRQTLGPIVWCALAVAFGSATQDIALDAFRIESADANHQAALAASYQTGYRLAMIWAGAGVLWIAARSEVAPAVGQAIVQGAAAYQNSAWQAAYLAMAASMAVGVVTVLFSREPAPVHLPPAKNAAEWIHSAMVEPFADFLRRYGWHAALILALIAVYRISDVVMGIMANPFYVDMGFTKDEVAAVTKIYGVIMTLAGAFVGGVLSMRFGVMRILMLGAILSAASNLLFAWLAGHGHDVTALIAVVSADNLASGIASAAFIAYLSSLTNVSYSATQYALFSSMMLLLPKFVAGFSGDYVDAFGYAQFFTATAMLGVPVLVLVALASKVKIGSSA, from the coding sequence ATGTCAGACACCTCCACCTCATCCACCCCCACCCTCGCTGCCGACAAGCCTGCGCGCACCCCCTGGCTGCAGACGCTGCGCGTCTACCTGGAGCCCGCGAGCCTGCGCATGCTCACGCTGGGCTTCTCGGCCGGGCTGCCGCTGCTGCTGGTGCTGGGCACGCTGAGCTTTCGCCTGCGCGAAGCGGGCATCGACCGCAGCACCATCGGCTACCTGAGCTGGGTGGGCCTGGCCTACGGCTTCAAGTGGGTGTGGGCGCCGCTGGTGGACCGCCTGCCCATCCCGCTGCTCACGCGGTTGCTGGGCCGGCGACGCAGTTGGCTGCTGCTATCGCAGGCCATAGTCGTGGCAGGGCTCATCGGTATGGCGCTGGCCGATCCGCGCCAGACGCTGGGGCCCATTGTGTGGTGCGCGCTGGCGGTGGCCTTTGGCTCGGCCACGCAGGACATTGCGCTCGACGCGTTTCGCATCGAGTCGGCCGATGCCAACCACCAGGCCGCGCTGGCGGCGTCGTACCAAACGGGCTATCGCCTGGCGATGATCTGGGCCGGGGCGGGGGTTTTGTGGATTGCAGCCCGGTCCGAGGTGGCACCCGCTGTCGGCCAGGCCATCGTTCAGGGCGCGGCCGCGTACCAGAACAGCGCGTGGCAGGCGGCCTACCTGGCCATGGCCGCGTCGATGGCGGTGGGCGTGGTCACCGTGCTGTTCTCGCGCGAGCCAGCGCCGGTGCACCTGCCACCGGCCAAGAACGCCGCCGAGTGGATTCACAGCGCCATGGTGGAACCGTTTGCGGACTTTTTGCGCCGCTACGGCTGGCACGCGGCGCTGATCCTGGCGCTGATCGCCGTGTACCGCATCAGCGATGTGGTGATGGGCATCATGGCCAACCCGTTTTATGTGGACATGGGCTTTACCAAAGACGAGGTAGCAGCCGTGACCAAAATTTACGGCGTGATCATGACGCTGGCAGGCGCCTTTGTGGGCGGCGTGTTGTCGATGCGTTTTGGCGTGATGCGCATCCTGATGCTGGGCGCCATCCTGAGCGCGGCCAGCAACCTGCTGTTCGCCTGGCTGGCAGGCCACGGGCATGACGTGACCGCGCTGATCGCCGTGGTGTCGGCCGACAACCTGGCCAGCGGCATTGCGTCGGCCGCATTCATCGCCTACCTGTCGAGCCTGACCAACGTGAGCTACTCGGCCACGCAATACGCACTGTTCAGCTCGATGATGTTGCTGCTGCCAAAGTTTGTGGCGGGCTTCTCGGGCGACTACGTGGACGCGTTCGGCTATGCGCAGTTCTTCACGGCCACGGCGATGCTGGGGGTACCGGTGCTGGTGCTGGTGGCACTGGCATCGAAGGTAAAAATAGGTTCTAGCGCTTGA
- a CDS encoding response regulator yields MSSQLLMIEDDARLAQMVGEYLGQSGLQVTHRADGKSGLAQLQGPDAGPLPDLVILDLMLPDMDGLEVCRRIRSLQGNAAQVPVLMLTAKGDPMDRIIGLELGADDYLPKPFEPRELLARIRAILRRRTDGGSASAATQVLRFGTLEIDRDARTVTVAGDLADLTSYQFDLLVALAERAGRVLTRDQIMEAVRGRELEAFDRSIDVHMGRIRAAIEVDAKNPRRILTVRGVGYVFAKQQD; encoded by the coding sequence ATGAGCTCCCAACTGCTGATGATCGAAGACGACGCCCGCCTCGCACAGATGGTGGGCGAGTACCTGGGCCAGTCGGGGCTGCAGGTCACGCACCGCGCAGACGGCAAAAGTGGCCTGGCGCAGTTGCAGGGGCCTGATGCCGGGCCTTTGCCCGACCTTGTGATCCTGGACCTGATGCTGCCCGACATGGATGGACTGGAAGTGTGCCGCCGCATCCGCTCGCTGCAGGGCAATGCCGCCCAGGTGCCGGTGCTCATGCTCACGGCCAAGGGCGACCCGATGGACCGCATCATCGGCCTGGAGCTGGGCGCTGACGACTACCTGCCCAAACCCTTTGAACCGCGCGAGCTGCTGGCCCGCATCCGTGCCATCCTGCGCCGACGCACCGACGGCGGCAGTGCGTCGGCGGCGACCCAGGTGCTGCGTTTTGGCACGTTGGAGATCGACCGCGACGCGCGCACCGTGACCGTGGCGGGCGATCTGGCAGACCTCACGTCCTACCAGTTCGACCTACTCGTAGCGCTGGCCGAGCGCGCAGGCCGGGTGCTCACGCGCGACCAGATCATGGAAGCCGTGCGCGGCCGCGAACTGGAGGCGTTTGACCGCTCCATCGATGTGCACATGGGCCGCATCCGCGCGGCCATTGAGGTGGACGCCAAGAACCCCCGCCGCATCCTCACGGTGCGCGGCGTCGGCTACGTTTTTGCCAAACAGCAAGACTGA
- a CDS encoding M48 family metallopeptidase, whose amino-acid sequence MCLFCPAPSVAPSSPWSARRAFLLAAGASAAAPVLAQVDVGTSSSLRKLVPAETLENSAAQQYQQMLQQAKAKRALAPDNHPQLQRLHAIAKRLIPYAAPWNDRARQWRWEVNLIGSQQINAFCMPGGKIAFYTGILDQLKLTDDEAAMIMGHEMAHALREHARERIAKTQGTNLALRLGSQLLGLGDLGNAAASLGGQLLTLQFSRSDESDADLVGLELAARAGYQPQAAVSLWQKMGNASGSKQGGLAFLSTHPSGPARIKELELNLPKVQGLYEAARRNG is encoded by the coding sequence ATGTGCCTTTTCTGCCCCGCTCCCTCTGTGGCGCCCTCGTCCCCTTGGTCTGCGCGCCGTGCGTTCCTGCTGGCGGCGGGGGCCAGTGCTGCTGCGCCCGTGCTGGCGCAGGTGGATGTGGGCACGTCGTCCAGCCTGCGCAAGCTGGTGCCCGCCGAGACCCTGGAGAATTCGGCCGCCCAGCAGTACCAGCAGATGCTGCAGCAGGCCAAAGCCAAGCGCGCGCTGGCGCCCGACAACCACCCACAGCTGCAGCGCCTGCACGCCATCGCCAAACGGCTGATCCCTTATGCCGCGCCCTGGAACGACCGCGCCAGGCAGTGGCGCTGGGAGGTCAACCTCATCGGTAGCCAGCAGATCAACGCCTTTTGCATGCCTGGCGGCAAGATCGCGTTCTATACCGGCATCCTCGACCAGCTCAAGCTCACCGACGACGAGGCCGCGATGATCATGGGCCACGAAATGGCCCACGCCCTGCGTGAACACGCGCGCGAGCGCATCGCCAAAACACAGGGCACCAACCTGGCGCTGCGCCTGGGCTCGCAGCTGCTGGGTTTGGGCGACCTGGGCAACGCGGCCGCCAGCCTGGGCGGGCAATTGCTCACGCTGCAGTTCAGCCGCTCGGACGAAAGCGATGCCGATCTGGTGGGGCTGGAGTTGGCCGCACGCGCGGGTTATCAGCCCCAGGCGGCGGTCAGTCTGTGGCAGAAGATGGGCAATGCCAGCGGCAGCAAGCAGGGCGGACTGGCCTTCCTGTCCACCCACCCCTCGGGGCCCGCGCGCATCAAGGAGCTGGAGCTGAACCTGCCCAAGGTGCAGGGGCTGTACGAGGCCGCACGGCGCAACGGCTGA
- a CDS encoding PAS domain S-box protein — MNTPIETPPSPAQEAARTAALLAALEHVQAVIEFDPEGRVLRANSLFLDLMGYSANEVLGQHHRMFCPPEVTGSEAYRALWEGLRAGQVREDVFLRVTKAGKPVWLQASYNPVRDAEGRTVGVVKLATDITAQRAQQADFEGKIAAIHRVQAVIEFDLTGRILDANTNFLDTFGYGRDEVVGKHHRMFCQPEFAASSEYASLWERLGRGEFTAGRFRRVSKAGKEIWLQASYNPILDVTGKPYKVVKFAVDITHDMTSAAETKGKIDAISLSQAVTEFDMAGNVQTANPNFLRTMGYTLAEIRGQHHSMFCEPGLVQSQTYRDFWADLGEGKFQSARYRRIGKHGAEVWIQATYNPILDVDGRPYKVVKYAIDITAQVQRERAVAQKVQDITAVLHSMSDAIKRLARSAGRSTELAEQTQREAGDGSQLVRRSRDAIIAIERSSSDIHEIVDTISEISSQTHLLAFNAAIEAARAGEQGVGFSVVADEVRKLAEKSSLAAREIAKLIHQTVSRVAEGSRLSEEVDAAFSRILGAVEATTRSISEIRVATEEQEHSTQDVARLLEDLQGRGSPRQTD, encoded by the coding sequence ATGAATACTCCGATCGAAACCCCTCCGTCCCCCGCTCAGGAGGCTGCGCGCACGGCGGCACTGTTGGCAGCGCTTGAGCATGTGCAGGCTGTGATCGAGTTCGATCCAGAGGGCCGGGTGCTGCGGGCCAACAGCCTGTTTCTGGACCTGATGGGTTACAGCGCCAACGAGGTGCTGGGCCAGCACCACCGCATGTTCTGTCCGCCCGAGGTGACGGGCAGCGAGGCATACCGGGCATTGTGGGAGGGGCTGCGTGCCGGGCAAGTGCGCGAGGATGTGTTCTTGCGCGTCACCAAGGCGGGCAAGCCGGTCTGGCTGCAGGCCTCGTACAACCCTGTGCGTGACGCCGAGGGCCGCACAGTGGGCGTGGTCAAGCTGGCCACCGACATCACCGCGCAGCGCGCGCAGCAGGCGGACTTTGAGGGCAAGATTGCAGCGATCCACCGGGTGCAGGCCGTGATCGAGTTCGACCTGACGGGCCGGATTCTGGACGCCAACACGAATTTTCTGGACACCTTCGGCTATGGGCGGGACGAGGTTGTGGGCAAGCACCATCGCATGTTCTGTCAGCCCGAGTTCGCTGCATCCAGCGAGTATGCGAGCCTGTGGGAGCGTTTAGGCCGCGGAGAATTCACGGCGGGACGCTTTCGCCGCGTTTCAAAAGCCGGCAAAGAGATCTGGCTGCAGGCCTCGTACAACCCCATCCTGGACGTCACCGGCAAGCCGTACAAGGTGGTCAAGTTTGCTGTCGATATCACGCACGACATGACGTCGGCCGCCGAGACCAAGGGCAAGATCGATGCGATCAGCCTGTCGCAGGCGGTCACCGAGTTCGACATGGCAGGCAACGTGCAGACGGCCAACCCGAACTTTCTGCGCACCATGGGCTACACCCTGGCGGAAATTCGCGGCCAGCACCACAGCATGTTCTGCGAGCCCGGTCTGGTGCAAAGCCAGACGTACCGGGACTTCTGGGCGGATCTGGGCGAGGGCAAGTTCCAGAGCGCGCGCTACCGTCGCATCGGCAAGCATGGTGCAGAGGTCTGGATTCAGGCCACCTACAACCCCATCCTCGATGTGGATGGCCGACCCTACAAGGTGGTCAAGTACGCGATCGACATCACCGCACAGGTGCAGCGTGAGCGTGCGGTGGCGCAGAAGGTGCAAGACATCACCGCCGTGCTGCACTCGATGAGTGATGCGATCAAGCGGCTGGCGCGCAGTGCAGGCCGCTCCACCGAACTGGCCGAGCAGACGCAGCGCGAGGCCGGGGACGGCAGCCAGCTGGTGCGCCGTTCGCGCGACGCGATCATCGCCATCGAGCGTTCATCCTCGGACATCCACGAAATCGTGGACACGATCAGCGAAATTTCCAGCCAGACCCATCTGCTGGCCTTCAATGCAGCCATCGAGGCGGCGCGCGCCGGGGAGCAGGGCGTGGGGTTTTCCGTGGTGGCGGACGAAGTGCGCAAGCTGGCCGAGAAATCGTCGCTGGCCGCGCGCGAGATTGCCAAGCTGATCCATCAGACCGTCAGCCGCGTTGCCGAGGGCAGCCGCCTGTCCGAGGAGGTGGACGCGGCGTTCTCGCGCATTCTGGGCGCGGTCGAAGCCACCACGCGCTCCATCAGCGAGATTCGCGTTGCGACCGAAGAGCAGGAGCATTCGACGCAGGATGTGGCCCGGCTGCTGGAGGACTTGCAGGGCCGTGGCAGCCCGCGCCAGACGGATTGA